One Tolypothrix bouteillei VB521301 DNA window includes the following coding sequences:
- a CDS encoding DUF3991 domain-containing protein, which translates to MDVLTKYTYFLLVTNAEQLLLYQQQLKEERTTLENLAALMAQREQQLISQKAVDAIVNYIDSKAVESTFMETLPELTEQLLMYQQQLKVSTTTLNDFGAVITQQLQRLSSSSNVDVIALNKAQTLTPSQPKLTPNHIAELYKYYSADLHSLLVTDRDKEIAFRALLDNQPDQNVEEILLASPAGWTSDEAKALVLIANNRLATHKQQQQSKPQFTPPPEDESLRRILQYYLTQTRGLTNYLVGALQRQGLGYIDQQKNVVFIKRDLNGEKSGALVWDTHREDNRCMEYPENSDRFSGWFYLKLGGELDDKIERVILCDSPIEALSIAHIDRDAHKGQPPVRTMYMAVDDPNSLPLELLKNVNRIALAFNNDEQGNQTAQLVQKILPQAKRVEPSGVTWNEILIEAKQREIEQQKQRSRGFSR; encoded by the coding sequence TTGGACGTATTGACAAAATACACTTATTTTTTACTTGTTACCAATGCAGAACAACTGTTACTGTATCAGCAGCAGTTAAAAGAAGAAAGAACTACATTAGAAAACCTAGCAGCGTTAATGGCTCAACGGGAGCAACAACTAATATCACAAAAAGCTGTCGATGCAATCGTTAACTATATTGACTCAAAAGCCGTTGAATCAACCTTCATGGAAACGTTACCAGAATTAACCGAACAACTGTTAATGTATCAGCAGCAGTTAAAAGTTTCAACAACCACATTAAACGACTTTGGGGCGGTGATTACTCAACAGTTACAACGACTTTCATCTTCGTCAAATGTCGATGTAATTGCTCTTAATAAAGCTCAAACATTAACTCCATCTCAACCAAAGCTAACTCCAAACCATATAGCCGAGTTATACAAGTATTACAGTGCTGACTTGCATTCCTTATTAGTGACTGACCGAGACAAAGAAATTGCTTTTAGAGCATTATTAGATAATCAGCCTGACCAAAATGTAGAAGAAATTCTCCTAGCTAGTCCTGCTGGATGGACTAGTGATGAGGCTAAAGCATTAGTTCTAATTGCTAACAATCGACTGGCAACTCATAAACAACAACAACAGAGTAAACCTCAGTTTACACCACCACCAGAAGATGAAAGTTTACGGCGAATATTACAGTATTACCTTACTCAAACACGCGGTTTAACCAATTACCTTGTAGGGGCATTACAACGCCAGGGGTTAGGTTACATCGACCAGCAGAAAAATGTTGTCTTTATCAAGCGCGATCTCAACGGTGAAAAGTCAGGCGCACTGGTTTGGGACACTCATCGAGAAGACAATCGGTGTATGGAGTACCCTGAAAATAGCGATCGCTTTTCGGGATGGTTTTACCTAAAATTGGGTGGAGAGCTTGACGATAAAATCGAAAGAGTTATCCTGTGTGATTCCCCAATTGAGGCACTCTCAATTGCACATATTGATAGAGATGCACACAAAGGACAACCACCAGTTAGAACAATGTACATGGCAGTGGATGACCCGAACTCGTTGCCCCTTGAATTGCTCAAGAATGTGAACAGAATTGCTTTGGCATTTAATAACGATGAACAGGGCAACCAAACAGCCCAACTTGTTCAAAAAATTCTGCCGCAGGCTAAAAGAGTTGAACCGTCTGGGGTGACTTGGAATGAGATTTTGATTGAAGCGAAGCAGCGAGAAATCGAACAGCAGAAACAACGCTCAAGGGGTTTTAGTCGATGA
- a CDS encoding HEAT repeat domain-containing protein, producing MSVVLGLSCQEDESAIQTLIELSADEDKDIRNWATFGLGSQIEIDTQEIRDALYRRILSEVGEDDTIAEIRGEALLGLAIRKDERVIEPLIGELESDRVGRLSVEAALAIGDNRLYSALVKLQDWWDIDVELLQAAISKCQV from the coding sequence ATGAGTGTTGTTTTAGGTTTGAGTTGTCAGGAAGATGAATCCGCTATTCAAACATTAATCGAATTATCTGCTGACGAAGATAAGGATATAAGAAATTGGGCAACTTTTGGCTTGGGTTCGCAAATAGAGATCGATACCCAGGAAATTCGAGATGCTTTATATCGGCGTATCCTTTCTGAAGTCGGAGAAGATGACACAATTGCGGAAATTCGTGGAGAAGCATTATTGGGTTTGGCAATTAGAAAAGATGAACGGGTCATCGAGCCATTGATTGGAGAACTAGAAAGCGATCGCGTGGGAAGATTATCTGTGGAAGCGGCACTGGCAATAGGCGATAATCGCCTGTATTCTGCATTGGTTAAATTGCAAGATTGGTGGGATATAGATGTTGAGTTATTGCAAGCAGCAATATCAAAATGCCAAGTATAA
- a CDS encoding SulP family inorganic anion transporter — MLSGVLVALALIPEAIAFSFVAGVDPTIGLYASFSMAVVTAIAGGRPGLISAATGAMALLLTTLVKEHGLDYLFATTIVTGILQFLIGWFKLGHQIRYVPRAVMNGFLNALAILIFVAQLRHLINVPWQVYPMVAAGLAIIYILPRFTKILPSPLIAILVLTAISIVGHINIPTVGDMGELPTTLPVLRIPQVPLNLETLQVILPYAIPLSVVGLLESLLTASVLDELTDTPSDKNREARGQGIANIITGFLGGMAGCAMIGQSLINIRTGGRTRLSTLSAGVFLLFFILVMGHWVKQIPMASLVAVMIMVCISTFSWSSVKTLHLVPRHEIVVMVTTIFITLMTHNLAFGVVVGVALSAVLFSRNIAKVVFVDSVLGVDGNYRIYSVAGQLFFLSTDTFLAAFNFKENLDRVKIDLTHAHLWDQTAVAAIDKVVLNFRRNGIEVDLVGLNEASATLVNKLAVHNKSGDSATQPVH; from the coding sequence ATGTTATCGGGAGTTTTAGTAGCTCTAGCACTGATTCCTGAAGCGATCGCATTTTCCTTCGTTGCTGGTGTCGATCCAACCATTGGATTGTATGCTTCTTTTTCTATGGCTGTAGTAACAGCTATTGCAGGAGGACGACCGGGCTTAATTTCAGCTGCTACTGGCGCAATGGCGTTGTTGTTGACAACTTTAGTCAAAGAGCATGGATTGGATTATCTGTTTGCCACAACAATTGTCACAGGTATTCTCCAATTCCTCATAGGTTGGTTCAAATTAGGTCACCAAATCCGGTACGTCCCACGGGCTGTGATGAATGGCTTTCTCAACGCCTTAGCAATTTTAATTTTTGTAGCGCAGTTACGGCATCTTATAAATGTGCCTTGGCAAGTTTATCCCATGGTAGCAGCAGGTCTTGCGATCATATACATCCTACCCCGATTTACAAAAATCCTCCCGTCACCATTAATCGCCATTCTTGTTTTGACAGCCATTTCTATTGTTGGTCATATTAATATTCCTACAGTAGGTGATATGGGAGAATTACCCACAACTCTCCCAGTTTTAAGAATCCCTCAAGTACCGCTCAATCTAGAAACTCTGCAAGTAATACTTCCTTACGCAATTCCCCTGAGTGTAGTTGGTTTGTTGGAATCACTATTAACAGCATCAGTTTTAGACGAACTCACAGACACCCCCAGTGACAAAAACAGAGAAGCCAGAGGTCAGGGAATTGCCAACATTATCACGGGGTTTTTAGGAGGAATGGCGGGGTGTGCCATGATCGGTCAATCGCTCATCAACATTAGGACTGGAGGGCGCACTCGTCTTTCAACCCTCAGTGCAGGTGTTTTCTTACTATTTTTCATCCTAGTTATGGGTCATTGGGTCAAGCAAATTCCAATGGCATCATTGGTAGCAGTGATGATAATGGTTTGTATTAGTACATTTAGCTGGTCTTCAGTTAAAACTTTACATTTAGTACCAAGACATGAAATTGTCGTTATGGTGACAACCATTTTTATCACATTAATGACCCACAACCTAGCCTTTGGAGTCGTTGTGGGAGTAGCGCTGAGTGCAGTTTTGTTTTCACGTAATATTGCTAAGGTTGTCTTCGTTGACTCAGTTCTGGGCGTAGATGGGAATTATCGCATATATAGTGTTGCTGGGCAATTGTTCTTTTTATCAACAGACACCTTTCTAGCAGCTTTTAACTTTAAAGAAAATTTAGATCGTGTCAAGATTGACCTGACTCACGCTCATTTATGGGATCAAACAGCAGTTGCAGCTATTGATAAGGTCGTTCTCAACTTCCGCCGCAATGGTATAGAGGTAGACTTGGTAGGATTAAATGAAGCAAGTGCTACATTAGTCAATAAACTTGCCGTTCATAATAAATCGGGTGATTCTGCAACTCAACCAGTTCATTAA
- a CDS encoding aspartate kinase: MALIVQKYGGTSVGSVERIQAVAQRVCRSVKAGNSLVVVVSAMGKTTDGLVKLAYELSKTPSRREMDMLLSTGEQVSIALLSMAVQELGQPAISLTGTQVGIVTEAEHTRARILRIETERIQRHLNQGKVVVVAGFQGITSTEELEITTLGRGGSDTSAVALAAALQANFCEIYTDVPGILTTDPRLVPDAQLMDEITSDEMLELASLGAKVLHPRAVEIARNYGVPLVVRSSWTDDPGTWVMSPKPQPRPLINLEIARPVDKVEFDTNQARVALLRVPDKPGVAARLFGEISRQDVDVDLIIQSIHEGNTNDIAFTVVTSILNKAEAVAAAIAPVLRSHNSTASEEAEVMVQQDIAKVSIAGAGMIGRPGVAAQMFAALAEAGVNIRMISTSEVKVSCVIADTDCDRAVTALCQAFEIYSSSTPPLSPPLPVPPSPPPHVRGVALDMNQARLAIRQVQDRPGTAARIFGLLAQHNVSVDTIIQSQRCHVIDGIPTRDIAFTIARIDAEAAQKMLQQSADEYGWGEVVLDSDIAKVSVVGAGMVGQPGVAAKMFEALAEHGINIQMIATSEIKISCVVAREEGVKALQAIHAAFELAGTERIQVPA; this comes from the coding sequence ATGGCTCTCATTGTTCAAAAATACGGTGGTACGTCGGTTGGTTCTGTAGAACGCATACAAGCTGTAGCACAGCGCGTCTGTAGATCTGTGAAAGCAGGAAACTCGCTAGTCGTTGTAGTTTCCGCAATGGGAAAGACTACGGATGGACTTGTTAAACTAGCTTACGAATTGTCAAAAACTCCCAGTCGTCGGGAAATGGATATGCTGCTTTCAACTGGAGAGCAAGTATCTATTGCTCTACTTAGCATGGCAGTTCAGGAACTCGGACAGCCAGCTATTTCCCTTACAGGTACACAAGTAGGAATTGTAACTGAAGCCGAACACACACGCGCTCGGATTTTACGTATTGAAACAGAACGGATTCAACGCCATCTTAATCAAGGTAAAGTTGTCGTAGTCGCAGGCTTTCAAGGAATTACCAGTACTGAGGAATTAGAAATTACAACTTTAGGGCGTGGTGGTTCAGATACTTCAGCTGTGGCATTGGCAGCTGCATTGCAAGCTAATTTTTGCGAGATTTATACCGATGTACCGGGAATTTTAACGACTGACCCCCGTTTGGTTCCAGACGCACAATTGATGGATGAAATTACTAGTGATGAAATGCTAGAACTTGCCAGTTTGGGGGCGAAAGTATTACATCCCCGTGCTGTAGAAATTGCCCGAAACTATGGAGTTCCTTTGGTAGTGCGTTCTAGCTGGACAGATGACCCCGGTACTTGGGTTATGTCACCCAAACCGCAACCACGACCGTTAATTAATTTAGAAATTGCTCGTCCGGTAGATAAAGTAGAATTTGATACCAACCAAGCAAGGGTGGCTTTGTTGCGCGTACCGGATAAACCAGGTGTAGCAGCACGGTTATTTGGTGAAATTTCCCGTCAAGATGTAGATGTCGATTTGATTATTCAATCAATTCACGAAGGGAATACAAACGATATTGCCTTTACTGTAGTGACATCAATATTAAATAAGGCAGAAGCTGTGGCTGCTGCAATAGCTCCAGTTCTTCGATCTCACAATAGCACTGCTTCAGAAGAAGCTGAGGTGATGGTACAGCAAGATATTGCTAAAGTCAGCATTGCAGGCGCAGGAATGATAGGTCGTCCTGGTGTTGCTGCTCAGATGTTTGCTGCTCTTGCGGAAGCTGGTGTTAATATCCGCATGATTTCCACTAGTGAGGTGAAAGTTAGCTGTGTTATCGCTGACACGGATTGCGATCGCGCTGTCACAGCTCTATGTCAGGCATTTGAGATATATAGTTCTTCCACTCCTCCCCTCTCTCCCCCTCTCCCCGTTCCCCCTTCTCCTCCACCTCATGTCAGGGGTGTTGCTTTGGATATGAATCAAGCACGATTGGCAATTCGCCAAGTCCAAGACCGTCCGGGAACAGCGGCAAGGATTTTTGGGCTGTTGGCACAACATAACGTCAGCGTAGACACGATCATTCAGTCCCAGCGCTGTCACGTGATAGATGGCATTCCTACACGAGACATTGCTTTCACCATCGCCCGAATTGATGCAGAAGCAGCACAAAAAATGCTTCAGCAAAGTGCAGACGAATATGGTTGGGGTGAAGTTGTTCTAGATAGCGACATTGCTAAGGTGAGTGTTGTGGGTGCTGGTATGGTAGGTCAACCAGGTGTCGCCGCTAAAATGTTTGAAGCACTAGCAGAGCACGGAATTAATATCCAAATGATTGCTACTTCAGAAATTAAAATTAGCTGTGTTGTAGCACGTGAGGAAGGTGTCAAAGCTTTGCAGGCTATCCACGCAGCATTTGAGCTTGCAGGTACTGAAAGAATTCAAGTACCTGCGTAA
- a CDS encoding ComEC/Rec2 family competence protein: MIQASGVIICLFYILGLLSTAVPWGGICVLVLGIVGAIFSRQKRIHRRKFLANKENSQALTQTSLRSQPISSKVWLVAGVVGLLGSIYFQMRAPQPAKNDISQFVPSKNNNQEQLFIVRGEVLSTPRITRNQRGQFWLEATQLDEVKSDSSTSGTSKGVGGKLYVTVPILQATGLHPSQQVAVTGILYKPQPALNPGSYDFQKFLKQEGTFAGLSGRQMSILDEGNQWGWWKVREQILRSQVRWLGVPEGPLVSAMVLGSKAVDLPYDIRDWFTTVGLAHALAASGFQTSLILGVVLGLTSKAKRGTQILLGSAALLIFLSLAGSVAPVVRAVIMGFAALIGVGLQRKVKQLGALLIAAVLMLLFNPQWIWDLGFQLSFLATFGLVTTATPINQRLQWLPSSISSLISVPIAAIIWTLPLTLHLFSVIPNYSLIVNVLSTPLISIISIGGIISALVSFISSDLGSTLSLALYYPTHWLIQLVEFFVNLPGKNIAVGSISIGQMLAIYGLLSLVLLLKWWQKRWLFASAIAVGLIFIPVWHSANNLFRVTLLASGQEPIVVIQNKGKITLINSGHEETGTLTILPFLKQQGINKIDLAIASNFQSNNGNSWTKILQDLPIATFYEYSPQIENQKNSMAIQKELQKNQGTYQPLSVGQPINADSIVVQLLNNKLPILQLQVVNQNWLFIGDIEPTELRQLKTGGIPHPQVLWCSSRLLKELVPTLQPQVAIAPSANLDPKTLSELQQSQTKLFFTGRDGAIQWTPSGEFEAFIQVAENKTSTL; encoded by the coding sequence ATGATTCAGGCAAGTGGTGTCATTATATGTCTTTTCTACATTCTGGGGTTACTGTCAACAGCAGTTCCTTGGGGTGGTATTTGCGTGTTGGTTTTAGGCATAGTAGGTGCGATTTTTTCACGGCAAAAACGAATTCATCGGAGAAAATTTCTGGCAAACAAGGAAAATTCTCAAGCCTTAACTCAAACATCACTACGATCGCAACCTATTTCTTCTAAAGTATGGCTAGTTGCTGGAGTTGTGGGATTGTTAGGAAGCATCTATTTTCAAATGCGAGCCCCTCAACCTGCAAAAAACGACATAAGTCAGTTCGTTCCGTCAAAAAATAACAATCAAGAACAACTTTTTATTGTTCGGGGTGAAGTCCTTAGCACACCTCGTATAACCCGCAATCAGCGAGGACAATTTTGGTTAGAAGCAACTCAGTTAGATGAAGTCAAAAGCGACAGCAGCACTTCCGGTACAAGTAAAGGGGTAGGAGGAAAATTATACGTTACTGTACCTATACTCCAAGCCACTGGATTGCATCCCTCGCAGCAAGTTGCTGTCACTGGTATTTTATATAAACCACAACCAGCACTAAATCCTGGTAGTTACGATTTTCAAAAATTCCTCAAACAAGAAGGTACTTTTGCTGGTTTAAGCGGACGGCAAATGAGTATCTTAGATGAGGGAAATCAATGGGGATGGTGGAAAGTGCGAGAACAAATTTTGCGATCGCAAGTTCGCTGGTTAGGTGTTCCAGAAGGTCCCCTTGTCAGTGCAATGGTTTTAGGTAGCAAAGCTGTTGACTTACCCTATGACATTCGCGACTGGTTTACCACAGTAGGGTTAGCTCATGCTTTAGCCGCTTCAGGGTTCCAAACCTCCCTGATTTTAGGGGTTGTATTGGGGTTAACATCTAAGGCAAAAAGAGGAACCCAAATTCTACTTGGAAGTGCTGCTCTTTTAATCTTTTTAAGTTTAGCTGGTTCTGTTGCACCAGTTGTAAGAGCCGTCATTATGGGATTTGCAGCATTGATTGGTGTGGGATTGCAACGTAAGGTTAAGCAATTAGGTGCTTTACTGATTGCAGCAGTACTTATGCTGCTCTTTAACCCACAGTGGATTTGGGATTTAGGATTTCAGCTTAGTTTTTTAGCAACATTTGGATTAGTAACTACAGCTACTCCAATAAACCAACGATTGCAATGGTTACCATCTAGCATTTCTTCCTTAATTTCAGTCCCCATTGCTGCCATAATATGGACACTCCCTCTAACTCTACATTTGTTTAGTGTCATACCCAACTATAGCTTAATAGTTAATGTTCTTTCAACTCCATTGATTTCCATAATTAGTATTGGTGGAATTATAAGTGCATTAGTCAGCTTTATCTCAAGCGATCTTGGCAGTACTTTATCCTTGGCACTCTATTATCCCACACATTGGTTAATTCAATTAGTAGAATTTTTTGTCAATTTACCAGGCAAAAATATAGCTGTTGGTAGCATATCTATTGGTCAAATGTTGGCGATTTATGGATTGTTGAGTTTGGTTTTATTGTTAAAATGGTGGCAAAAAAGATGGTTGTTTGCATCTGCGATCGCTGTTGGTTTGATCTTCATTCCTGTTTGGCATTCTGCAAACAACCTATTTCGAGTCACTTTATTAGCGTCAGGTCAAGAACCAATTGTTGTTATTCAAAACAAAGGAAAAATAACACTCATTAATAGCGGTCATGAAGAAACAGGGACTTTAACGATACTGCCATTTTTAAAACAACAAGGTATCAATAAAATAGACTTAGCAATTGCTTCTAACTTTCAATCAAATAATGGAAATAGTTGGACAAAAATACTACAAGATTTACCAATTGCAACTTTTTATGAGTATTCTCCTCAGATAGAAAATCAAAAGAATAGTATGGCAATCCAAAAGGAATTACAAAAGAACCAAGGAACTTATCAACCATTATCAGTTGGGCAACCGATAAATGCTGATTCAATAGTTGTGCAATTACTCAATAATAAATTACCCATACTACAACTGCAAGTTGTCAATCAAAATTGGTTGTTCATAGGCGATATTGAACCAACAGAATTACGCCAGCTAAAAACAGGAGGTATTCCTCATCCCCAAGTGCTGTGGTGTTCCAGTCGCTTATTGAAAGAACTTGTACCAACACTACAACCACAAGTTGCGATCGCACCAAGTGCAAACCTCGATCCAAAAACGTTATCAGAACTGCAACAAAGTCAGACCAAACTCTTTTTTACCGGAAGAGACGGAGCAATTCAATGGACTCCTAGCGGTGAATTTGAAGCGTTTATTCAAGTGGCTGAAAATAAAACCTCAACTTTATGA
- a CDS encoding DUF4079 domain-containing protein, translating into MVNLTEALEPIAAWFRSLGIPDIIVHWGHPAMMGIVIFVMGSFVGFTGWRGRLAEDKEVAIQSRSAHRKIAPWMFLFMALGYTGGVLSLVMQRQPILESSHFWTGSILLLLLFINGAISFSGFAGNKSSLRMLHAYLGSTALCLMVVHALLGIQLGTSF; encoded by the coding sequence ATGGTCAATCTCACTGAAGCTTTAGAACCTATTGCAGCTTGGTTCCGTTCTTTAGGTATCCCCGATATCATAGTTCATTGGGGGCACCCCGCAATGATGGGGATTGTGATTTTCGTTATGGGTAGCTTTGTCGGATTCACAGGCTGGCGGGGACGCCTTGCAGAAGACAAAGAGGTAGCAATCCAAAGCCGTAGCGCTCACCGTAAGATAGCACCATGGATGTTTTTGTTCATGGCACTTGGTTACACGGGTGGAGTTTTGTCTTTAGTGATGCAGCGCCAACCCATTCTGGAAAGTTCTCACTTTTGGACGGGTTCGATTTTACTGTTACTGTTATTCATCAACGGTGCAATTTCCTTTAGCGGGTTTGCAGGAAATAAGAGTTCGTTACGCATGCTCCATGCTTATTTAGGTAGTACAGCACTTTGTCTCATGGTCGTACACGCCTTGCTTGGTATACAACTAGGTACAAGTTTTTAA
- the glyQ gene encoding glycine--tRNA ligase subunit alpha — protein MNFQSIIAILHKFWSDRGCLIAQPYDMEKGAGTKNPHTFLRALGPEPWAVAYVEPCRRPTDGRYGENPNRFQHYYQYQVLIKPSPDNIQEIYLDSLRALGIRPEDHDIRFVEDNWEDATVGAWGTGWEVWLDGMEITQFTYFQQCGGIDCRPVSIEITYGLERLAMYLQGVEAMVKIHWTDDITYGDVHLQGEIEQCVYNFEASNPEMLLALFNMYEQEAQQLTERGLVLPSLDYVIKCSHTFNLLDARGVISVTERTRYIGRIRHLARKVAQLYVEQREKLGFPLLKK, from the coding sequence GTGAATTTTCAGTCGATAATAGCCATCCTGCATAAGTTTTGGAGCGATCGCGGATGTCTTATCGCTCAACCCTATGACATGGAGAAAGGCGCAGGTACCAAGAACCCGCATACTTTTTTAAGAGCACTAGGACCAGAACCGTGGGCTGTAGCTTACGTTGAACCTTGTCGCCGTCCTACTGATGGGCGTTATGGCGAAAATCCCAATCGCTTTCAACACTACTACCAGTACCAAGTCCTAATTAAACCATCACCAGATAACATTCAAGAGATATATCTTGATTCCTTAAGGGCTTTAGGTATCCGTCCGGAAGACCACGATATTCGATTTGTGGAAGACAATTGGGAAGATGCGACTGTAGGAGCTTGGGGTACTGGTTGGGAAGTTTGGTTGGACGGGATGGAAATCACTCAGTTTACTTACTTCCAGCAATGTGGAGGAATTGATTGCCGTCCCGTGTCAATTGAAATTACCTATGGCTTGGAGAGATTGGCAATGTACCTCCAAGGAGTCGAAGCAATGGTGAAAATCCATTGGACAGATGACATCACCTATGGAGACGTTCACCTTCAAGGAGAAATTGAACAATGCGTTTACAACTTTGAAGCGTCCAATCCTGAAATGCTGCTTGCACTATTTAATATGTACGAGCAAGAAGCGCAACAGCTGACAGAACGAGGACTGGTATTACCGAGCTTGGATTACGTAATCAAGTGCTCCCACACCTTTAACCTCTTAGATGCCAGAGGTGTTATTTCTGTAACAGAGAGAACTCGATATATTGGGAGAATCCGTCACTTGGCACGTAAAGTAGCTCAACTATATGTAGAGCAAAGAGAAAAGTTAGGTTTTCCGCTTCTCAAAAAATAG